ATTACATGTATTTACATCATACCAAATTCAAACCTCAAAAGATGAAATTAATAAGTCTTGTTCTTGACATGATGGAGGGAATGCagacttttttcttcttttttttttttttttttttttacaagatgCTCATTTTACCTGAGAGTTGTTAAACAATTCAGGACTGACACAATTCCATTTTGCATATTGTACTATGTTGATTTTTGGATAACATTTCTCCTTTTCTTGGGTTTTCATGGAGTCTTAGGTACGCACAAGCATGAACGCAAACTACAACAGATTCCTAAAATGTTACTGCTGCCATCATCTGAGTCCTCCAAAAGTATCTATGCAACCTGGTAAAGCAaatggaatatatatatactcaGTCTTTTCTTTGGGATGTCCATCTGGAGGGTGAGAAGGTGAGGAAGGCTGAAGAGAAAAAGCTGAGaggatgttaaaaaaaaaagtttggaagTGCATAGTTGTCTACGGGGAGCTCGAGTCGCACAGAAATGAATGAGGTCTTTCAGAAAGTAAGGAGAGCTGGGACAGAAAGGTGCCGGTGTCCTACAGGCAaaggtgggagggagggagggaggggaatattttcctttttctctcCAGCTTTCCCCACTCTCGCGGAAGGGTGGAGGAGAAGGGCACTCTGATCCTCAAACGGTACTCAGCCATTTGGTTTTGGGCCCAAAGCGGCTTCACGTTACCCCTAAGGCCGCCCACATGCCCTTGCACGCATTGCACAAGAAAGCATTGTGGAGATAATTCAGTCCCTGGATTTAAtgagagaataaaaaaatagttcaTACTACTAAAAGGTGCATTCCTCAGAACATCTAGCGCTGTGCGTTTATCCAtctgtgaaaagaaagaaaaatgaagtaTGActtggaggttccactgaaTAATTAATGGAGACCAAAGTCCTTACCTCTACACTCATACTTGAGGTCTGAGAAGTAAACCATCTCCTGGGAGAAGACAAAAAGACCTAGCCTGCCGCCGGCATATGTTTTGTCATACATGCTACCAGAATCTGCCATGATCTTCTTTCCTTCGTACATGACAACCCTGAGTGGGAAGATGTTGGTGAGCAATGATCAAATCCATCCGACCTTCAATTTATTCATCTGCCCACCTGATAAGGCCCGTTCTTGGTCTGTGGATCAGATGCCATCTGTAGGCGGTGTAATCTTTCCATCCGACATTCTTAGGGTCATGCCAGAGGGTGCGGACCTAAAgcaggcaaaaataattattgatCTTCTAATCCTCATGAAGACATCATCAGTCACGAGAATGAACACTCTACCTGTCCTGGGGTATTCCCGGTATGCCACAGGGCATTCCTGAGATGTTCTCCTGGGCCAGTGGTGGAATTGACCACTTTGATTGACAAGCCAGAGTAGCCTTGGGCTTTTGTGGGTTTGTTGGACCAGTAGGTCTGAGTGATCTGCTTCCACATGACCACATAGAACCTGGAGCTCGACTGGTAACCAAACACAAAGCCGGCATAGTCATCATCCCTCTCGGTGTTGATGAAGAAGGTCCCACTGAAGTCCACGGCATTGAACTCATGGTATCCTACAAAAAAAGACTCAAGTTAGAGAACATTTAATGAATCATAACAATATTTCGACTTACCAACAGCAATTCCAGGGTCACAGTTGACGGTTTGAACGAGTTCTTTACCCTGGTGACGAACCACCCAGTTGGGATCGATCTGGGAAGTGCCTTTAGGGTCTAGAGGAACCATTTGGAATTTGCGGAAATCTGTCTCGCTAATGTCAAAGTTCTCTGGACACACGTCGTAGATATCTGGAACATTGTCTTGGTCAAAATCGTCTTTACACGCATCTCCACGGCCATCacctgcaaaaagaaaacgatTGGGTATGCAGATTCGATTTCAATCCCCAATTTCATCGTCCTCACCATCTGAGTCAAGCTGGTCGGGATTATGTGCCAGTCTGCAATTGTCCTTGTCATCCGGGATGCCGTCGTTGTCGTCGTCGTGGTCACATGCGTCTCCTTTGCCGTCCTTGTCGTGATCAGCCTGATTAGCATTGGGGATGTACGGGCAGTTGTCCAGATTGTTCTGGTGTCCGTCCTCATCAATATCCTGGTTGCTGTCACACTTATCTCCCACACGATCATCATCTGAATCCACctgcaatgcaaaacgatCGAATGAGAGATTAGGATTGCCGGGATAAAAAGTATGTCTTCAAAATTTCTGCTTGAGGATAATTTGGGTAAATTGCGTTTTTACTCCATGTCTAGACTTGCCTTTTAAAATTCCGAAAAGTGGAAATTTTCAAACACCCTTGTCCGTTGCATTCCTTCTTCCCAGTGTAGCATAGCACAGGTGCATTGAGCTATAATATCCCGCTGagggcctcttttttttttaacatcaatGGCCCATTGAAAAGACCCCTGACTCCCGCCACGCCCTTTTGAACGGATGTGCCCTTAAGCTCTACGTGACCATCTAGTGtctcgctctctttttttcaaacgcTCTCACCCTGTCTGGCGTGTGAATCTCTCGCAATCCAAAGCATGCTGAGCTAAGACGAaagaatttttattgttgttgctgGGTGAGCTGGAAGGaaaagaggaaggaggagtCCACACATACCTGATCGGGATTATGTTCCAGAGGGCAGTTATCGCACATATCTCCCACCCCGTCCAAATCTGTGTCTCTCTGGTCCACATTGTACACATAGGGACAGTTGTCCTTTTCGTTAAGTATGCCTGGAGAATGAACAGAAAGCGTTATTCCGAAAATCCCGCTTGGATGAGTCCTTCTTACCATCTCCATCTATGTCCACGGCGCAGGCGTCTCCTTCTCCGTTGTTGTCCGTGTCGGTTTGGTCGGGGTTGCTATTATAAGGGCAGTTGTCACAACGATCGCCGACGTCGTCGCGGTCGTAGTCGTACTGCCTCGGGTTGAAGATGAACGGACAGTTGTCCTGTGTGGGTGATAAAGAGATGTTTTTATGGGTATGTATTCAGGTGCAGGTTCTCGCCATCTGCACTTCAGACTGACTGAGTGCATCTATTTAGAAGGAAGGAGGTCCATGGAATGAAAAGGTGCTTTATTTTTAGGTCACTTGGAATTTGCGCACAGTCGAGTCCCTTCAGACTCGTACCTCAGTGATAGAATTTGAGTTTTTGGCCAgggaaaacatttgctttccCCTCCGAGCCCCGCCTTCTATCCATTGCACATGAATGATGAACATAAAAACCGTAGTCAGTTGCACCGCTACTCACTCTGTCATCAGGAATGCCATCGTTGTCATCATCAATGTCACAAGCATCTCCAATGCCGTCCTTATCGTAATCTTCTTGTCCAGAGTTGGGCAGGTTGGGGCAGTTGTCCTGGATTCACAGAACGATCAGCTACCTAtgcaaaaatattgtttgatAACTTTCTACTTACCTTTTTGCAGTGGTAGGTGGCATTCTCCACACAAACCAAGTCAGCATTGGGCCAACCGTCCAGATCGGTGTCTTCTCCACATATGTGTCCATTGCCAGCATAGCCTGGTTTGCACTCGCATCGGAACATCGGTTCCGAGAAATGCCCGAGGTAGTTACAGCGTGCGTGCTTGTTACAGTTGTGGCTTCCATCCAGGCATGGGTTTCGAGGAGAGCATACCTGTAAAAGGGAGTCATGGTTGCAAAGTCGAAATCTACGTCctgtcgattttttttttgtacataccTGTTTGGTAGCAGCAGCTTGCTCCACACCTTTACCAAATGGTTGAGGTCCTGAGTAACGCGGTGGGCAGGGAAGACAATTGTAGCCGGGATTTGTGTTCTCACAGCGGTGCACACCGTTGAACTCGAAGCAAGCATCGGGAACTTCCTTGCACTGTTTTGTTGATTGTTGAAATATAAGTGACAGCAGATGCAAGCAGCTaagaagtaccgtattttccgcactataaggcgcacctaaaaacctccaattttctcaagtgcgccttataatccggtgcgccttatatatggattcgtggatgaggactaacttattaaagtaagctatacatgtttattttgtgtgttgtgtgatattaacgtttgagcaacgtcgagttatttattctatgcgccttataatccggtgcgccttatatatggacaacgttttaaaatgggccattcattgaaggtgcgccttataatccggtgcgccttatagtgcggaaaatacggtatttggtGAAATGTTTACCTCATCAAGGTCTTTACATTTGATTCCATTGCCGGTATAACCGACGGGACATTTTCCACACTTCCAGGAGCCGTCAGGGTAACTGGTGCACTTGGCCCCAGCGAAACAAGGATTTGATAGGCATCCATCTGGAAACAAAGATCAAGGTTGGATACGTATAACTGGGTATGTTTTGGTCTAAAGATCCAGTTCCTCACCAATTGGACATGTTTGCTTGTTGCACGTCTGAGTTTCTTTCCCGTCACCAACGCAGTCTTTGCCGTTGTATTGTGGCGCGGGGTCATTGCATAGGCGTTTACGAATTTGCGCTCCGCCTCCACATGTAACGGTGCACGTATCCCACGGCGACCAGGGTCCCCAGTTGCCGTTAACTGATGAACACAAGGAAGAAAggtttgatttgcttttgttgttcGAGAAATGAGCTTACAAGTACGAGGAGATTCGAAACTGACTCGGGCATGAAGACTTTTGACACTTTTCCGTTTGGCGACCTTCTCCCACACAGTCCTTGCCTCCAAGTTGGGGGGTTGGGGAATTGCAGAGACGGATTCGAGTGATGACACCGGCCCCGCAGGTAACCGAGCACGAGGACCACGGTGACCAATGGCTCCAGCTGCCATCCTGCTCGACTGAGCATCCAAGAAAAAGCAGATATTAGAAACCAAAGTTGGTATCACATTTCGGGTCCAACTTACAGCGCTTATCACACTCCTGGAGGTAGCAATCCCGAGTCTGCACGGAGGTGCCCTCGCAGTTATTATTGATACGATCACAAGATCGTCCACGCTGCTGGATGCCCCGCCCACATGACACGGAACAATGGGTCCATTCAGACCACGGCGACCAGCCGTCCTCTGCATAGTCGCTCGCTGAGAAGGAGGGAGACGGCAAGACACAATGAAAGAGGTAGCAGAGAATGTGGCATCCCCCAACATAACACCCTCAAGCTTCAATGAGCACAgaaaatcagagactagtggCCGAGAtccacataaatgtttattctgGTTTTTCGGCACAGGTATGACTAACATGTCACTCATGTGGATGAGGTCTTTACCAAACAGtcaattttctttcccccaCTTGAAGCAATTTGGTTAAATTGCAGCCATCTCAACTTTAAGAATTCAAAGATGTTTTTGGAACACAAAGCACCAATGTTCCAAACACATAAGTaccccttttattttttccaacatGAGCGCACTTAAGTCATCTCTAAAATTAACATACTTTCTCTTGAACAGAAAGCTTTACATGTGGGGGAAATATTTGTGGTTTTTATATGGGAAATTACACAGAATTTCTTTAGGGAATGACTAGAGCTGTGTT
The Syngnathus acus chromosome 24, fSynAcu1.2, whole genome shotgun sequence genome window above contains:
- the thbs1b gene encoding thrombospondin-1, which produces MKLTGIFLLLMLWTCEAARIAESGEDNSVYDLFELVQVPKKNHGVNQVKGDDPYSPAYKILNPDLIPPVPERALRDLIDSIHAERGFLLLLNFKQAKRTRGSLLTIEKKDGSGPVFEIVSNGKANTLDIVFSTEKKQHLVSIEDADLATGHWKNITLFVQEDRAQLYAGCEEVNNAELDAPIQSILTQETPASAQLRIGKGAVKDRFMGVLQNVRFVFGTSLDAILRNKGCQSSPDSMIIENLNGSSAIRTEYTGHKTKDLQMVCGFSCEDLVSMFKELKGLGVVVKELSIELRKLTNENKLIKTRIGIHSGVCIHNGIVHKNRDEWTVDDCTECTCQNSATVCRKISCPLIPCANATVPDGECCPRCGTPSDYAEDGWSPWSEWTHCSVSCGRGIQQRGRSCDRINNNCEGTSVQTRDCYLQECDKRFEQDGSWSHWSPWSSCSVTCGAGVITRIRLCNSPTPQLGGKDCVGEGRQTEKCQKSSCPINGNWGPWSPWDTCTVTCGGGAQIRKRLCNDPAPQYNGKDCVGDGKETQTCNKQTCPIDGCLSNPCFAGAKCTSYPDGSWKCGKCPVGYTGNGIKCKDLDECKEVPDACFEFNGVHRCENTNPGYNCLPCPPRYSGPQPFGKGVEQAAATKQVCSPRNPCLDGSHNCNKHARCNYLGHFSEPMFRCECKPGYAGNGHICGEDTDLDGWPNADLVCVENATYHCKKDNCPNLPNSGQEDYDKDGIGDACDIDDDNDGIPDDRDNCPFIFNPRQYDYDRDDVGDRCDNCPYNSNPDQTDTDNNGEGDACAVDIDGDGILNEKDNCPYVYNVDQRDTDLDGVGDMCDNCPLEHNPDQVDSDDDRVGDKCDSNQDIDEDGHQNNLDNCPYIPNANQADHDKDGKGDACDHDDDNDGIPDDKDNCRLAHNPDQLDSDGDGRGDACKDDFDQDNVPDIYDVCPENFDISETDFRKFQMVPLDPKGTSQIDPNWVVRHQGKELVQTVNCDPGIAVGYHEFNAVDFSGTFFINTERDDDYAGFVFGYQSSSRFYVVMWKQITQTYWSNKPTKAQGYSGLSIKVVNSTTGPGEHLRNALWHTGNTPGQVRTLWHDPKNVGWKDYTAYRWHLIHRPRTGLIRVVMYEGKKIMADSGSMYDKTYAGGRLGLFVFSQEMVYFSDLKYECRDG